CCAAGCGATTTATCAGCTCACAGCAGGCGAAGGCAGCAGCGATTGCAACAACTGGCAGACAGCAATCGTGACGGCAGGCTCACTGCTGAGGAACGATTGGCTGGCGATGCCATCGCACTCCTAAAGCGCGCTGGCATACCGATGATCGGTGACAGCGAAGACGGCAGCCGAGGCAGTGGCCTGATGCATCACAAATTCGTTGTGGTGGATCGATCTCTGGTGATCACAGGCAGTGCCAACTTCACCAGCTCAGGCATGCATGGTGATGCGGGAGCGTCACGCAGCCGCGGCAATATCAATCACCTACTGAGCATCCGAAGCTCCGAACTAGCTGGGTTATTCCGAGCAGAGTTTGAACAGATGTGGGGCGATGGTCCAGGAGGCGAACAGAACAGTCAATTCGGACGTGGCAAAGACAACCGAGGCTTGAAGGCTGTTCGAGTGAATGGAATAACAATGCACGTGCTGTTTGCTCCTCACTCAAAGAAAAGCCCAGAACATGGACTGATCCTGATCCGTGAGCAGCTGGCTGCAGCGAAGCGGAGTATCGACATGGCGCTGTTTGTGTTTTCAGACCAAAGCCTGACCAATGTTTTGGCAGAGCAAATGAATGCTGGCATCGATATTCGACTCCTAGCGGATCCAAGCTTCGCAAGCCGCTCTTTTTCAGAGGTGCTTGATCTGCTGGGAGTGGAACTCCCCGACCGTTTTTGCAAACTTGAGGCAGACAATCGGCCTCTCAAAACGCCACTGCAAACTGTCGGCACGCCGAGACTGGCAAGGGGTGACAAGTTGCACCACAAGTTCGCGGTGATCGACAACAAAACTGTGATCACAGGCAGCTTCAACTGGTCACCGGCTGCCGCTCACACCAATGATGAAACCCTGCTGGTCATCCACTCACCCAAGCTTGCTGCTAACTTCACTCGTGAGATGAATCGGATGTGGCGCAGTGCTGAGCTAGGGATCACGCCGCGAATACAACGGAAGCTGGATCGGCAGCGAGTCAGGTGCGGGAGTGGAGTTCAAAGGCATTGAAAACGATTTAACCTTGAAATCAAAAGAAAAGAACTCATTTCAATACCTGCAATATATCCAGACCTAGATAGGCTTGAGATTATTCGCAGTCTTGACAATTACTTCAAGAGGAATTGACCAGCCATCGAGAGTAATTTTTCGCTGAGTGATGGGATGGATAATTGTTGTCCATCTATTAGCACGATTACAAAAAACCTTATACGCTTCGCCAAAACTGACTACGTCATCGCAATATGTGCCGCTTAACCCATCACGCGGTTCACCTTTATAAACAAGGAGAACCCCAGAAGAAGAACCCCTCTTTGGAGTCCCATAAAGAAGCCACCTCTCGTGGATGCATTGATTACTGATATAGCTTTCATGATTGACAATTTTTAGGTCAATATAATCGCCTTTAGATAAATCCTTTGGCACCAAATAGTAGCCACTTGGCACCTTAATGCTAAGCCTAAGAATAGCATCTTGGACTCTATAAGCTTCATTCATCTTAGGCTTTAAGGATATGCATCTTTCATGCCATTTTCTAGCCGGCTCTGCGGTCAATGCACGCTCAGCAGTAACCGTCGATACACCAAAAACGCTAATGCATAGAAAACCAAAGAAGATTGATAATTGCTTCATCAGCAGAGCACCTGTAGCTACTAATAACGGAAGTGTTTTACAATCTTAAGCTTACCATCTATCAATTCTTCTCCCAATATTTGATTCGTTGCTTTTTCTACTTCGCAGAAACGTACATTTCCAGGATCAGGATTATCCCATTCCTTGCAAGCTTCCTTAGCCTCATACATTGATGGATACTTACAGCCTACTAGTCCTAGCAAAAGAAGGAAGACTGATAATTTCTTCATTGGTAGAGCGTATGTTGTCCTATCGTAACTCATTGGAAAATGACAGAAAAGCGTGAATACACTGAAACCTATTTTTTATACATTTTAAGCCTTGGCTTGACTAAACTTCAAAGGCACTAGTTAAGGCACACAGCATTATCGCTCACAAGTTATACCAAAGTGTTAATCCCTCAGCATTACTTGCTACCCCTCGAATAAATCCAACCACGAAAATGAAGGGAAGAATAGGCATCACTAAACCCTCTCTCCTAACTGTCAAACCCTCTTCACTTTGCTTTTTTGATA
This genomic window from Synechococcus sp. MIT S9220 contains:
- a CDS encoding phosphatidylserine/phosphatidylglycerophosphate/cardiolipin synthase family protein, translating into MVGGGTLPAAETQQVLNRLLKHVHRLGLLPLLTPVLLGCSQAGQVVGAGMPDLPLPQNFQLHFNHRDSGRYRNPLNGDWRNGDNLEEQLIRQINAANEEVLMAIQELTLPQIANALIRAKHRGVRVQVVLENNYSKPWSGEHPSDLSAHSRRRQQRLQQLADSNRDGRLTAEERLAGDAIALLKRAGIPMIGDSEDGSRGSGLMHHKFVVVDRSLVITGSANFTSSGMHGDAGASRSRGNINHLLSIRSSELAGLFRAEFEQMWGDGPGGEQNSQFGRGKDNRGLKAVRVNGITMHVLFAPHSKKSPEHGLILIREQLAAAKRSIDMALFVFSDQSLTNVLAEQMNAGIDIRLLADPSFASRSFSEVLDLLGVELPDRFCKLEADNRPLKTPLQTVGTPRLARGDKLHHKFAVIDNKTVITGSFNWSPAAAHTNDETLLVIHSPKLAANFTREMNRMWRSAELGITPRIQRKLDRQRVRCGSGVQRH